In Halorubrum sp. PV6, a single window of DNA contains:
- the lysW gene encoding lysine biosynthesis protein LysW, translating into MTNDTDPVLAEDPITGEEIELPADVEVGEIIDSPVTGTELEVISLDPVVLEEAPELEEDWGE; encoded by the coding sequence ATGACGAACGACACCGACCCAGTGCTGGCAGAGGACCCGATCACGGGCGAAGAGATCGAACTCCCGGCCGACGTCGAAGTCGGCGAGATCATCGACAGCCCGGTCACCGGGACCGAGCTGGAGGTCATCTCGCTGGACCCCGTCGTGCTCGAAGAGGCCCCCGAACTCGAGGAGGACTGGGGCGAGTAG
- the argH gene encoding argininosuccinate lyase, with protein MTDDDPGTAVRRDRFSGGPAREFLSSLAADAAIFEADLAVDRAHTVMLAEQGIVDDAVAGAILDALADVEAAGHDDLSDGEDVHEAIETAVIDRIGPDGGRMHTARSRNDEVATCIRYRLREDLLAAAEATLALREALIDAASEHTETVMPGYTHLQPAQPTTVAHYLLSYEGGIARDTARLLDAYERVNRSPLGAAAFAGTPFDIDRERTAELLGFDGTVRNSTDAASARDFLAEGSTACATLATTLSGLAEDLVIFSNKGFVELSDAYASTSSIMPQKKNPDTLELTRGVAGDAIGEATGTLSLLKGLPRAYNRDLQRAHAGVFDIADDVREATEVAAGAVATAEWNDATLADAAGEGFATATGVADLLAMNGMPFRTAHEIVATAAESVSDDDSAADAAAKVDEATRKVTGEALSAHVSREAVVSALDPAASVASRDSAGGPAPAAVADELATADSGIEADTATLTAERESLAAAAELLASEVDSYV; from the coding sequence ATGACCGACGACGATCCCGGCACGGCCGTTCGCCGCGACCGCTTCAGCGGCGGCCCCGCCCGCGAGTTCCTATCGAGCCTCGCGGCCGACGCGGCCATCTTCGAGGCCGACCTCGCGGTCGACCGCGCGCACACGGTGATGCTCGCCGAGCAGGGGATCGTCGACGACGCGGTCGCGGGGGCGATCCTCGACGCCCTCGCCGACGTGGAGGCCGCCGGCCACGACGACTTATCCGACGGCGAGGACGTTCACGAGGCCATCGAGACGGCCGTCATCGACCGGATCGGTCCGGACGGCGGGCGGATGCACACGGCCCGCTCGCGCAACGACGAGGTCGCGACTTGCATCCGGTACCGGCTGCGCGAGGACCTGCTCGCGGCCGCCGAGGCCACCCTCGCACTCCGCGAGGCGCTCATCGACGCCGCGAGCGAGCACACCGAGACCGTGATGCCCGGCTACACGCACCTCCAACCCGCACAGCCGACGACGGTCGCGCACTACCTGCTCTCCTACGAGGGCGGGATCGCCCGCGACACCGCGCGCCTGCTCGACGCCTACGAGCGGGTGAACCGGTCGCCGCTCGGCGCGGCTGCCTTCGCGGGGACGCCGTTCGATATCGACCGGGAGCGGACCGCCGAACTGCTCGGCTTCGACGGGACGGTCCGGAACTCGACGGACGCGGCGTCGGCCCGCGACTTCCTCGCCGAGGGGTCGACCGCCTGCGCCACGCTCGCGACGACGCTGTCGGGGCTCGCGGAGGACCTCGTCATCTTCTCGAACAAGGGGTTCGTGGAGCTTTCGGACGCGTACGCCTCCACCTCCTCGATCATGCCCCAGAAGAAGAACCCGGACACGCTGGAGCTGACCCGCGGCGTCGCCGGCGACGCGATCGGCGAGGCGACGGGGACGCTGAGCCTCTTAAAAGGGCTGCCCCGCGCGTACAACCGCGACCTCCAGCGCGCCCACGCGGGCGTGTTCGACATCGCCGACGACGTGCGCGAGGCGACCGAGGTCGCCGCGGGCGCGGTCGCGACCGCCGAGTGGAACGACGCGACGCTCGCGGACGCCGCGGGCGAGGGCTTCGCGACGGCGACCGGCGTCGCCGACCTGCTCGCGATGAACGGGATGCCCTTCCGGACCGCCCACGAGATCGTCGCGACCGCCGCCGAGAGCGTCTCCGACGACGACTCGGCGGCCGACGCCGCCGCAAAAGTTGACGAGGCCACTCGAAAGGTGACGGGCGAGGCCCTCTCGGCACACGTGAGCCGCGAAGCCGTGGTGTCCGCGCTCGACCCCGCCGCCAGCGTCGCGAGCCGCGACTCCGCCGGCGGGCCCGCGCCCGCCGCCGTCGCCGACGAACTCGCGACCGCCGACTCCGGGATCGAAGCCGACACCGCGACGCTGACCGCCGAGCGCGAGTCGCTCGCCGCGGCCGCGGAGCTGCTGGCGTCGGAGGTGGACTCGTATGTCTGA
- the argC gene encoding N-acetyl-gamma-glutamyl-phosphate reductase — MTAAEETAVDAATVDETYTASVVGGTGFTGGELLRILAAHPEFEIVQATSRSADNMTVGRSHPNLRGLDLRFSDPDDLESVDVLFSATPHGVSMGQIDEYFEAADTVVDLSADFRLPAAELYDEWYDGHESPEYLERAEYALPELNRENLPGADLIAGGGCNATATILGLKPLVDAGALGPDAGEVVVDVKVGSSEGGAGGGAASSHPERSGVVRPYAPTGHRHEAEIEAYLGLDVSFTVHAVEMVRGASATCHVFPDEPVSKADLWKAYRGAYADEPFMRIVSGGGGVYRYPEPKSVAGTNYGEVGFELDPGNRRVVVFSAIDNMTKGSAGQAVHAANVALGLPEDAGLEFQGLHPVGSP, encoded by the coding sequence ATGACGGCCGCCGAGGAGACGGCGGTCGACGCCGCGACCGTCGACGAGACGTACACCGCGAGCGTCGTCGGCGGCACCGGCTTCACCGGCGGCGAACTGCTGCGGATCCTCGCTGCACACCCCGAGTTCGAGATCGTTCAGGCCACGTCGCGCTCGGCCGACAACATGACCGTCGGGCGGTCGCACCCGAACCTGCGCGGGCTCGACCTGCGCTTTTCCGACCCCGACGATCTGGAGTCGGTCGACGTGCTGTTCTCGGCGACGCCCCACGGCGTCTCGATGGGCCAGATAGACGAGTACTTCGAGGCCGCAGACACCGTCGTCGACCTCTCGGCGGACTTCCGGCTGCCCGCGGCCGAGCTGTACGACGAGTGGTACGACGGCCACGAGTCGCCCGAGTACCTGGAGCGCGCGGAGTACGCGCTCCCCGAACTCAACCGCGAGAACCTCCCCGGCGCCGACCTGATCGCCGGCGGCGGCTGTAACGCGACGGCGACGATCCTCGGACTCAAACCCCTCGTCGACGCGGGCGCGCTCGGTCCCGACGCCGGCGAGGTCGTCGTCGACGTGAAGGTCGGCTCCTCGGAGGGCGGCGCCGGCGGCGGCGCGGCCTCCTCGCACCCGGAGCGCTCGGGCGTCGTGCGCCCCTACGCCCCCACCGGGCACCGCCACGAGGCGGAGATCGAGGCGTACCTCGGACTCGACGTCTCCTTTACCGTCCACGCGGTGGAGATGGTCCGCGGCGCGAGCGCGACCTGTCACGTCTTCCCCGACGAGCCGGTCTCGAAGGCGGACCTCTGGAAGGCGTACCGCGGCGCCTACGCCGACGAGCCGTTCATGCGGATCGTCTCCGGCGGCGGCGGCGTCTACCGCTACCCCGAGCCGAAGTCGGTCGCCGGCACCAACTACGGCGAGGTCGGCTTCGAACTCGATCCGGGCAACCGGCGCGTCGTCGTGTTCTCGGCTATCGACAACATGACCAAAGGATCGGCCGGACAGGCGGTCCACGCGGCGAACGTCGCGCTCGGGCTGCCCGAAGACGCCGGCTTGGAGTTCCAGGGCCTCCACCCCGTGGGGTCGCCATGA
- a CDS encoding amino acid-binding protein yields MFDEILEKFEGSPSQQAVIRLFLERGFSVNEEGRVVSGGIEIPYTGIARELDVDRRVVDSTTDAILADPELKRIFTNISSVPSLMDLAPVLDLTVLTIEVASANEAGIVAEVTGILADHGVSIRQVLSEDPEFTDDPKLYVITDADLSGDLLVEIRELDYVRRVGF; encoded by the coding sequence ATGTTCGACGAGATCCTCGAGAAGTTCGAGGGGTCACCGAGCCAACAGGCCGTGATCCGGCTGTTCTTAGAGCGCGGCTTCTCGGTCAACGAGGAGGGGCGGGTCGTCTCCGGCGGGATAGAGATCCCCTACACCGGTATCGCGCGCGAACTCGACGTCGACCGCCGCGTCGTCGACTCCACGACCGACGCGATACTCGCCGACCCGGAGCTGAAACGCATCTTCACGAACATCTCGTCGGTGCCGAGTCTGATGGATCTGGCTCCCGTCCTCGATCTGACGGTGCTCACGATCGAGGTCGCGTCCGCCAACGAGGCGGGGATCGTCGCCGAGGTGACCGGTATCCTCGCCGACCACGGGGTCTCGATCCGGCAGGTGTTGAGCGAGGACCCCGAGTTCACCGACGATCCGAAGCTGTACGTGATCACCGACGCCGACCTCTCCGGCGACCTGCTCGTCGAGATCCGCGAACTCGACTACGTACGGCGCGTCGGCTTCTGA
- a CDS encoding ammonium transporter, with protein MTTGVLATVDPSTFASAMNGTWILMVTFLIFFMHAGFAMLEAGQVRSKNVANQLTKNLLTWSVGVTVFFLIGTAFTSVMSGSGGPVSAAGTLFSGGELAVESGAVGPYVNWLYGAVFAMTAATIVSGAVAGRAKLRAYVTYTFLLAAVIYPMVIAFTWSASGDGLVAQLTGTAFHDFAGGMIVHGMGGIAGLTAAAVLGPRMDRYAKDGSTNVIPGHSLTFAVLGTLVLAFGWYGFNVGTASVVSGGVFNTLTVNLVAMGTTIAMAAGGIGAALVVWLKTGKVDTLYVANGLLAGLVGITAIPDTTAWWGALIVGGLAGAQLPIVFEFVSDTLKIDDVCAVFPVHGSAGVLGTLLFPFVAAPGTLSAGVGAHFVAQLVGVVIIGGWTLTATAAVWYALKLSGEARVTAEHEQEGLDISEHGVETYPEFGGDRVATDGGPSVVDTTQDSPRADGGEEAGADIKMVTAVVRPDKLGAIKKALAEINAPSLTVTNVSGRGSQPAKKGQWRGEEFTVDLHQKVKVEVVVADIPADEVANAIADASKTGEPGDGKVFIMPVEEALQVRTGATGTEAV; from the coding sequence GTGACGACCGGCGTACTCGCAACGGTCGACCCGAGCACGTTCGCATCCGCGATGAACGGGACGTGGATCCTGATGGTAACGTTCCTCATCTTCTTCATGCACGCGGGCTTCGCCATGCTCGAAGCCGGGCAGGTCCGCTCGAAGAACGTCGCGAACCAGCTGACGAAGAACCTCCTGACGTGGAGCGTCGGCGTGACGGTGTTTTTCCTCATCGGCACGGCGTTTACGAGCGTGATGAGCGGCTCCGGCGGCCCGGTCTCGGCCGCTGGGACGCTGTTCTCCGGCGGCGAACTCGCCGTCGAGAGCGGGGCCGTGGGCCCGTACGTTAACTGGCTCTACGGCGCCGTCTTCGCGATGACGGCCGCGACGATCGTCTCCGGTGCGGTCGCCGGCCGCGCGAAACTCCGCGCGTACGTCACGTACACGTTCCTCCTCGCAGCGGTGATCTACCCGATGGTCATCGCGTTCACCTGGTCGGCGTCGGGCGACGGGCTCGTCGCGCAGCTGACCGGGACCGCGTTCCACGACTTCGCGGGCGGCATGATCGTCCACGGCATGGGCGGGATCGCCGGCCTCACGGCCGCGGCCGTCCTCGGACCGCGGATGGACCGCTACGCCAAGGACGGCTCGACGAACGTCATCCCCGGCCACTCGCTGACGTTCGCCGTGCTGGGGACGCTCGTCCTCGCGTTCGGCTGGTACGGCTTCAACGTCGGCACGGCCTCCGTCGTCAGCGGCGGCGTGTTCAACACGCTGACCGTCAACCTGGTCGCGATGGGGACGACCATCGCGATGGCGGCCGGCGGCATCGGCGCCGCGCTCGTCGTGTGGCTCAAGACCGGGAAAGTCGACACGCTTTACGTCGCGAACGGCCTGCTCGCCGGCCTCGTCGGCATCACGGCCATTCCGGACACCACGGCGTGGTGGGGCGCGCTGATCGTCGGCGGTCTCGCCGGCGCCCAGCTTCCCATCGTCTTCGAGTTCGTCTCGGACACGCTCAAGATCGACGACGTCTGCGCGGTGTTCCCGGTCCACGGCAGCGCTGGCGTCCTCGGAACGCTGCTGTTCCCGTTCGTCGCCGCGCCCGGCACCCTGAGCGCCGGCGTCGGTGCCCACTTCGTCGCCCAGCTGGTCGGCGTCGTCATCATCGGCGGCTGGACGCTCACCGCGACCGCGGCCGTCTGGTACGCCCTCAAGCTGAGCGGCGAAGCGCGCGTCACCGCAGAACACGAACAGGAGGGCCTCGACATCTCCGAACACGGCGTCGAGACCTACCCCGAGTTCGGTGGCGACCGCGTCGCGACCGACGGCGGCCCGTCCGTCGTCGACACCACCCAGGACTCCCCGCGCGCCGACGGCGGCGAGGAGGCGGGCGCGGACATCAAGATGGTCACCGCGGTCGTCCGCCCGGACAAGCTCGGAGCCATCAAGAAGGCGCTCGCGGAGATCAACGCCCCGTCGCTCACCGTGACGAACGTCTCGGGGCGCGGCAGCCAGCCCGCGAAGAAGGGCCAGTGGCGCGGCGAGGAGTTCACGGTCGACCTCCACCAGAAGGTGAAAGTCGAAGTGGTCGTCGCCGACATCCCGGCCGACGAGGTCGCAAACGCCATCGCCGACGCGTCGAAGACCGGCGAACCCGGCGACGGGAAGGTCTTCATCATGCCGGTTGAGGAGGCACTGCAGGTCCGCACCGGCGCGACCGGAACGGAGGCCGTCTAA
- the radA gene encoding DNA repair and recombination protein RadA: protein MPEDELEDLPGVGPATADKLVENGFESYQSIAVASPGEMSNTADIGESSAADIINAARDAADVGGFETGATVLERRQEIGKLSWQIDEVDELLGGGIETQSITEVYGEFGSGKSQVTHQMAVNVQLPPEHGGLDGGCIFVDTEDTFRPERIDDMVRGLDDEILANEMERREIEGTPSDEEAMEALIEAFLDQIHVAKAFNSNHQILLAEKAKELAGEHEESEWPIRIVCVDSLTAHFRAEYVGRGELADRQQKLNKHLHDLMRIGDLFNTAILVTNQVASNPDSYFGDPTQAIGGNILGHASTFRMYLRKSKGNKRIVRLVDAPNLADGEAVMRVQGEGLKPE from the coding sequence ATGCCAGAAGACGAACTCGAGGACCTTCCCGGAGTCGGCCCCGCCACCGCAGACAAACTCGTCGAGAACGGATTCGAGAGCTACCAGTCTATCGCCGTTGCGAGCCCCGGCGAGATGTCGAACACGGCGGACATCGGCGAGTCCTCCGCCGCGGACATCATCAACGCCGCCCGCGACGCGGCCGACGTCGGCGGCTTCGAGACGGGCGCGACGGTCCTCGAACGACGCCAGGAGATCGGGAAGCTCTCCTGGCAGATCGACGAGGTCGACGAGCTGCTCGGCGGCGGTATCGAGACCCAGTCGATCACCGAGGTGTACGGCGAGTTCGGGTCCGGGAAGTCGCAGGTCACCCACCAGATGGCGGTCAACGTGCAGTTGCCGCCGGAACACGGCGGGCTTGACGGCGGCTGTATCTTCGTCGACACCGAGGACACGTTCCGCCCGGAGCGGATCGACGACATGGTCCGCGGACTCGACGACGAGATTCTCGCCAACGAGATGGAGCGCCGCGAGATAGAGGGCACGCCGAGCGACGAGGAGGCGATGGAGGCGCTGATCGAGGCGTTCCTAGACCAGATCCACGTCGCGAAGGCGTTCAACTCCAACCACCAGATCCTGCTCGCGGAGAAGGCGAAGGAGCTCGCCGGCGAACACGAGGAAAGCGAGTGGCCCATCCGGATCGTCTGCGTGGACTCGCTTACCGCCCACTTCCGCGCCGAGTACGTCGGCCGCGGCGAACTCGCCGACCGGCAGCAGAAGCTCAACAAACACCTCCACGACCTGATGCGGATCGGCGACCTGTTCAACACCGCCATCCTCGTCACCAACCAGGTCGCGTCCAACCCCGACTCGTACTTCGGTGACCCGACGCAGGCGATCGGTGGGAACATCCTCGGCCACGCCTCCACGTTCCGGATGTACCTCCGCAAATCGAAGGGGAACAAGCGGATCGTCCGCCTCGTCGACGCGCCGAACCTCGCCGACGGCGAGGCCGTGATGCGCGTCCAGGGCGAAGGCCTGAAGCCGGAATAG
- a CDS encoding argininosuccinate synthase, translated as MATVALAFSGGLDTTVCVPLLKEEYGYDEVIGVNVDVGQPTEEFDEAEETAEALGLDIHVVDAKAEFADLCYDAVKANATYQGYPLGTALARPVIAEAILGVAEEQGCDAIAHGCTGKGNDQLRFEAVWRGSDLEVIAPVRELGLTREWEIDYAAEKDLPVEAGDGGVWSIDENIWSRAVEGGELEDPNYEPPEDIYQWTAEPEGETTIEVAFEEGVPVAIDGEAMDPVPLIQHLNKYAGGYGIGRTDVMEDRMLGLKVRENYEHPAATVLLTAHQALEDLVLTKNERSFKKGIEQEWSEKAYQGLVFAPVVDALDAFIDETQDVVTGTATVKVSGGNCRVVARDSEYAVYSEEMASFNTEDVAGIAQEDATGVAKYHGLQERLANDVKKSVSKPELATDGSGTDDESE; from the coding sequence ATGGCAACCGTTGCACTCGCGTTCAGTGGGGGACTCGACACGACCGTCTGCGTGCCGCTTTTAAAAGAAGAGTACGGCTACGACGAGGTCATCGGCGTCAACGTCGACGTCGGGCAGCCGACCGAGGAGTTCGACGAGGCGGAAGAGACGGCCGAGGCGCTCGGCCTCGACATCCACGTCGTCGACGCGAAAGCGGAGTTCGCCGACCTCTGTTACGACGCCGTGAAGGCGAACGCGACGTATCAGGGCTACCCGCTCGGGACCGCCCTCGCGCGCCCCGTCATCGCCGAGGCAATCTTGGGCGTCGCCGAAGAGCAGGGCTGTGACGCCATCGCGCACGGCTGTACCGGGAAGGGCAACGACCAGCTCCGGTTCGAGGCCGTCTGGCGCGGCTCCGACCTGGAAGTGATCGCCCCCGTGCGCGAACTCGGCCTCACCCGCGAGTGGGAGATCGATTACGCCGCGGAGAAGGACCTGCCCGTCGAGGCCGGCGACGGCGGCGTCTGGTCTATCGACGAGAACATCTGGTCGCGCGCGGTCGAGGGCGGCGAACTGGAGGACCCGAACTACGAGCCGCCGGAGGACATCTACCAGTGGACCGCGGAGCCGGAAGGCGAGACGACGATCGAGGTCGCCTTCGAGGAGGGCGTCCCGGTCGCTATCGACGGCGAGGCGATGGACCCGGTCCCGCTGATCCAGCACCTCAACAAGTACGCCGGCGGCTACGGCATCGGCCGCACCGACGTGATGGAAGACCGCATGCTCGGGCTGAAGGTCCGCGAGAACTACGAGCACCCGGCCGCGACGGTCCTGCTGACGGCCCACCAGGCGCTGGAGGACCTCGTCTTGACGAAAAACGAGCGCTCATTTAAGAAGGGAATCGAGCAGGAGTGGTCCGAGAAGGCGTATCAGGGACTCGTGTTCGCGCCCGTCGTCGACGCGCTCGACGCGTTCATCGACGAGACGCAGGACGTGGTGACGGGGACGGCGACGGTGAAGGTCTCCGGCGGCAACTGCCGCGTCGTCGCCCGCGACTCGGAGTACGCGGTCTACTCCGAGGAGATGGCCTCGTTCAACACCGAGGACGTGGCCGGCATCGCGCAGGAGGACGCTACCGGCGTCGCGAAGTACCACGGGCTTCAGGAGCGCCTCGCGAACGACGTCAAAAAGAGCGTCTCGAAGCCCGAACTGGCCACCGACGGCAGCGGAACCGACGACGAGTCCGAATAG
- a CDS encoding glutamate-1-semialdehyde 2,1-aminomutase yields MNHERSRGLYDRALSVMPAGVNSSVRANMPHPFFVERGDGGHVIDADGNRYVDWVMGYGPLLYGHDLPDPVEAAIQSHVAQGPMYGAPTEIEVEHAEFVARHVPSVESIRFVNSGTEATVSAVRLARGHTGRDKIVVMQGGYHGAQESTLVEGSPDDPHPSTKGIPEEFAKHTLPVPFNDPQAAKEVFAEHGDDIAAVLVEPILANMGIVMPVDGYHETLRDLCDDHGSLLVFDEVITGFRVGGLGCAQSKFGVTPDVTTFGKIIGGGFPVGAIGGKAEIIEEFTPAGDVFQSGTFSGHPVTMAAGKAGLEYAAENDVYEHVDRLGRKLREGIAEICAERAPEYTVVGTDSMFKTIFTRDAPDDVDACCAGGCRQNPDCARYDACPKTGADVARAATDRWERVFWQEMKDRGVFLTANQYECQFTSYAHTEEDVEETLAAYREAL; encoded by the coding sequence ATGAACCACGAGCGCTCTCGCGGGCTGTACGACCGCGCGCTGTCGGTCATGCCCGCGGGGGTCAACTCTTCGGTCCGGGCGAACATGCCGCACCCGTTCTTCGTCGAGCGCGGCGACGGCGGCCACGTGATCGACGCCGACGGCAACCGGTACGTCGACTGGGTGATGGGGTACGGCCCGCTGCTGTACGGCCACGACCTTCCGGATCCGGTCGAGGCGGCGATCCAGTCGCACGTCGCGCAGGGGCCGATGTACGGTGCCCCCACCGAAATCGAGGTCGAACACGCCGAGTTCGTGGCCCGACACGTCCCGAGCGTCGAGTCGATCCGCTTCGTCAACTCCGGGACGGAGGCGACGGTGTCGGCGGTGCGGCTCGCTCGCGGCCACACCGGCCGCGACAAAATCGTCGTCATGCAGGGCGGCTACCACGGCGCCCAGGAGTCGACGCTCGTCGAGGGGTCGCCCGACGACCCGCACCCGTCGACGAAGGGAATCCCCGAGGAGTTCGCGAAGCACACCCTTCCGGTTCCGTTCAACGACCCGCAGGCGGCGAAGGAGGTGTTCGCCGAACACGGCGACGACATCGCCGCTGTCCTCGTCGAGCCGATCTTAGCCAACATGGGGATCGTCATGCCGGTCGACGGCTACCACGAGACGCTCCGGGACCTCTGTGACGACCACGGCTCGCTCTTGGTCTTCGACGAGGTGATCACCGGGTTCCGCGTGGGCGGGCTCGGCTGCGCGCAGTCGAAGTTCGGCGTCACGCCCGACGTGACGACGTTCGGAAAGATCATCGGCGGCGGCTTCCCGGTCGGCGCTATCGGCGGCAAAGCGGAGATCATCGAGGAGTTCACGCCCGCCGGCGACGTGTTCCAGTCCGGCACCTTCTCGGGGCACCCCGTGACGATGGCCGCCGGGAAAGCCGGGCTGGAGTACGCCGCCGAAAACGACGTGTACGAGCACGTCGACCGACTCGGCCGGAAACTCCGCGAGGGCATCGCCGAAATCTGTGCGGAGCGCGCCCCCGAGTACACCGTCGTCGGCACCGACTCGATGTTTAAGACCATCTTCACGCGAGACGCCCCCGACGACGTCGACGCCTGCTGTGCGGGGGGGTGCCGACAGAACCCCGACTGCGCGCGCTACGACGCGTGTCCGAAGACGGGCGCCGACGTGGCTCGCGCCGCCACCGACCGCTGGGAGCGCGTCTTCTGGCAGGAGATGAAAGACCGCGGGGTGTTCCTCACCGCGAACCAGTACGAGTGTCAGTTCACGTCCTACGCGCACACGGAGGAAGACGTCGAAGAGACGCTCGCGGCCTACCGCGAGGCGCTGTAG
- the lysX gene encoding lysine biosynthesis protein LysX — MQIGILYSRIRKDEKLLLSELRDRDHEIAKIDVRKERFGLAETTADVEDLDLVVDRCLSTSRSLYATQFLDSYGVPVVNSPETGDVCADKAKNSLALAEADIPTPATEVAFTKESAMEAIESFGYPCVLKPVVGSWGRLMAKIDSRNAAEAILEHKETLGHYEHKVFYIQEFVDKPGRDIRVLAVDGEPVAAMTRSSDHWLTNAAKGGETATFDLDDRALDLVERASEAVGGGLLGVDLMEVGGEGSGEYTVHEVNHTVEFKALDAASDVDVPATVVDWLETKAAAAAEDADTTEATV, encoded by the coding sequence ATGCAAATAGGGATCCTCTACTCGCGGATCCGGAAAGACGAGAAGCTGCTGCTCTCCGAGCTCCGCGACCGCGATCACGAGATCGCGAAGATAGACGTACGCAAAGAGCGGTTCGGACTGGCGGAGACCACGGCCGACGTCGAGGACCTCGATCTGGTCGTCGATCGCTGTCTGTCGACGAGCCGGTCGCTGTACGCGACCCAGTTCCTCGACAGCTACGGCGTCCCGGTGGTAAACAGCCCCGAGACGGGCGACGTCTGCGCCGACAAGGCAAAGAACTCGCTCGCGCTCGCCGAGGCGGACATTCCGACCCCGGCGACCGAAGTCGCGTTCACGAAGGAGTCGGCGATGGAGGCCATCGAGTCGTTCGGCTACCCCTGCGTCTTAAAACCCGTCGTCGGCTCGTGGGGCCGCCTGATGGCGAAGATCGACTCGCGCAACGCGGCCGAGGCGATCTTAGAGCACAAGGAGACGCTCGGCCACTACGAGCACAAGGTGTTCTACATCCAGGAGTTCGTCGACAAGCCCGGCCGCGACATCCGCGTGCTGGCGGTCGACGGCGAGCCGGTCGCCGCGATGACGCGCTCGTCCGACCACTGGCTCACGAACGCCGCGAAAGGCGGCGAGACGGCGACGTTCGACCTCGACGACCGCGCCCTCGACCTCGTCGAGCGCGCGAGCGAGGCGGTCGGCGGCGGGCTCCTCGGCGTCGACCTGATGGAGGTCGGCGGCGAGGGCTCCGGCGAGTACACCGTCCACGAAGTGAACCACACGGTCGAGTTCAAGGCGCTCGACGCGGCCAGCGACGTCGACGTCCCCGCGACGGTCGTCGACTGGCTGGAGACGAAGGCGGCCGCGGCGGCGGAAGACGCCGACACCACGGAGGCGACGGTATGA